The Elaeis guineensis isolate ETL-2024a chromosome 13, EG11, whole genome shotgun sequence genome includes a region encoding these proteins:
- the LOC105056156 gene encoding signal peptide peptidase 1 isoform X2: MKTHERAANLALLGLTFAPLVLKVDPNLNVILTACLTVYVGCFRSVKPTPPSETMSNEHAMRFPLVGSAMLLSLFLLFKFFSKDLVNAVLTCYFFVLGIIAFSATLLPSIKRFLPKHWNEDLIVWRAPYFHSASVEFTRSQIVASIPGTLFCVWYASQKHWLANNILGIAFCIQGIEMLSLGSFKTGAILLLLFPTSDLARPFSMLGLGDIVIPGIFVALALRFDVSRGKQIRYFNSAFFGYTLGLVLTIFVMNWFQAAQPALLYIVPGVVGSVAVHCLWNGEVKPLLEYDESKPASASGSSQDGDDKLNKKVE, encoded by the exons ATGAAGACTCATGAACGTGCTGCAAATCTTGCTCTTCTAG GTTTAACCTTTGCACCACTTGTCCTGAAGGTAGATCCCAATTTGAATGTAATTTTAACAGCATGCCTAACTGTTTATGTGGGTTGCTTTCGGTCAGTCAAACCAACACCACCATCA GAAACAATGTCAAATGAGCATGCCATGCGCTTTCCTCTTGTTGGGAGTGCAATGCTCCTATCATTGTTTCTACTCTTCAAATTCTTCTCAAAAGATTTGGTGAACGCTGTTCTTACATGTTACTTCTTTGTCCTTGGGATCATCGCTTTTTC GGCAACATTGTTACCTTCAATTAAGCGTTTTCTTCCAAAACATTGGAATGAAGACCTCATCGTTTGGCGTGCTCCATACTTTCACT CTGCTTCAGTGGAGTTCACCAGGTCTCAGATTGTTGCCTCAATTCCAGGAACCTTGTTCTGTGTGTGGTATGCTTCGCAAAAGCATTGGCTCGCTAACAATATTTTGGGTATTGCATTCTGCATTCAG GGAATTGAAATGCTGTCATTGGGCTCATTTAAAACTGGTGCCATTCTATTG CTTCTATTCCCAACTTCTGATTTGGCACGGCCTTTTTCCATGCTTGGCCTTGGGGATATTGTGATTCCTG GGATTTTTGTAGCATTAGCATTGCGCTTTGATGTATCAAGAGGAAAACAAATTCGCTATTTTAATAGTGCATTTTTTGGATACACACTTGGCttggtccttactatttttgtGATGAACTGGTTTCAAGCTGCACAG CCTGCTCTTCTATACATAGTACCTGGTGTTGTTGGATCTGTGGCTGTTCACTGCCTGTGGAATGGGGAAGTAAAACCG CTTCTAGAGTATGATGAATCAAAGCCAGCATCAGCCAGCGGTTCATCACAAGATGGAGATGATAAACTCAACAAGAAAGTGGAATAG
- the LOC105056156 gene encoding signal peptide peptidase 1 isoform X1 encodes MKTHERAANLALLGLTFAPLVLKVDPNLNVILTACLTVYVGCFRSVKPTPPSETMSNEHAMRFPLVGSAMLLSLFLLFKFFSKDLVNAVLTCYFFVLGIIAFSATLLPSIKRFLPKHWNEDLIVWRAPYFHSASVEFTRSQIVASIPGTLFCVWYASQKHWLANNILGIAFCIQGIEMLSLGSFKTGAILLAGLFVYDIFWVFFTPVMVSVAKSFDAPIKLLFPTSDLARPFSMLGLGDIVIPGIFVALALRFDVSRGKQIRYFNSAFFGYTLGLVLTIFVMNWFQAAQPALLYIVPGVVGSVAVHCLWNGEVKPLLEYDESKPASASGSSQDGDDKLNKKVE; translated from the exons ATGAAGACTCATGAACGTGCTGCAAATCTTGCTCTTCTAG GTTTAACCTTTGCACCACTTGTCCTGAAGGTAGATCCCAATTTGAATGTAATTTTAACAGCATGCCTAACTGTTTATGTGGGTTGCTTTCGGTCAGTCAAACCAACACCACCATCA GAAACAATGTCAAATGAGCATGCCATGCGCTTTCCTCTTGTTGGGAGTGCAATGCTCCTATCATTGTTTCTACTCTTCAAATTCTTCTCAAAAGATTTGGTGAACGCTGTTCTTACATGTTACTTCTTTGTCCTTGGGATCATCGCTTTTTC GGCAACATTGTTACCTTCAATTAAGCGTTTTCTTCCAAAACATTGGAATGAAGACCTCATCGTTTGGCGTGCTCCATACTTTCACT CTGCTTCAGTGGAGTTCACCAGGTCTCAGATTGTTGCCTCAATTCCAGGAACCTTGTTCTGTGTGTGGTATGCTTCGCAAAAGCATTGGCTCGCTAACAATATTTTGGGTATTGCATTCTGCATTCAG GGAATTGAAATGCTGTCATTGGGCTCATTTAAAACTGGTGCCATTCTATTG GCTGGACTGTTTGTATATGATATCTTTTGGGTGTTCTTTACTCCTGTGATGGTTAGTGTTGCTAAATCTTTTGATGCTCCCATAAAG CTTCTATTCCCAACTTCTGATTTGGCACGGCCTTTTTCCATGCTTGGCCTTGGGGATATTGTGATTCCTG GGATTTTTGTAGCATTAGCATTGCGCTTTGATGTATCAAGAGGAAAACAAATTCGCTATTTTAATAGTGCATTTTTTGGATACACACTTGGCttggtccttactatttttgtGATGAACTGGTTTCAAGCTGCACAG CCTGCTCTTCTATACATAGTACCTGGTGTTGTTGGATCTGTGGCTGTTCACTGCCTGTGGAATGGGGAAGTAAAACCG CTTCTAGAGTATGATGAATCAAAGCCAGCATCAGCCAGCGGTTCATCACAAGATGGAGATGATAAACTCAACAAGAAAGTGGAATAG